The following are from one region of the Polynucleobacter sp. MWH-CaK5 genome:
- the ubiB gene encoding ubiquinone biosynthesis regulatory protein kinase UbiB, translated as MKQFFRLFKILYTIWRFGLLRIVRDSLKPGLVKVILTGISWTTPTGYTRGESLRLALEALGPIFVKFGQVLSTRRDLLPLDVADELAKLQDQVPPFSQSKSIELIELSLGKKLSEVFLSFDEKPVASASVAQVHFAVLKGTEKYPEWQGKEVAIKVLRPGILPIIESDLALLRVLASLVEKLWRDGKRLKPRENVDEFDTYLHDELDLTREASNASQLRRNFEGSKKLIIPEMYWDLCGINVMVMERMHGIPISRLDDLRAAGIDFKKLASDGVEIFFTQVFHDGFFHADMHPGNIFVSVAPETFGRYIALDFGIVGALSETDKNYLAHNFLAFFNRNYRRVAELHIESGWVPADTRVEELEGAVRAVCEPYFDRPLKEISLGIVLMRLFQASRRFNVEIQPQLTLLQKTLLNVEGLGRQLDPDMDLWKTAKPVLERWVDQQIGIRGFIDRIKSEAPLWAKLVPTIPRLLAQWLEANQKQGNTSDHELMLKLVLEQQKTKKLIWGSILFMGGLLGGTLFTLSWLS; from the coding sequence GTGAAACAATTTTTTAGATTGTTCAAGATCCTTTACACGATTTGGCGTTTTGGTCTTTTAAGAATAGTCAGAGACAGTCTGAAGCCTGGCTTGGTCAAAGTGATTTTGACGGGTATTTCTTGGACAACGCCAACGGGCTATACGCGTGGAGAAAGTCTTCGTTTAGCTTTAGAAGCTTTGGGCCCTATCTTTGTTAAGTTTGGCCAAGTCTTATCAACTCGCAGAGACCTCTTGCCTTTAGATGTGGCTGATGAGTTGGCCAAGTTGCAAGATCAAGTTCCGCCATTCTCCCAATCTAAATCAATTGAGCTGATTGAACTATCTTTAGGTAAAAAATTATCAGAAGTCTTTCTGTCCTTTGATGAAAAACCTGTCGCGAGTGCTTCTGTTGCCCAAGTTCACTTTGCCGTGCTGAAGGGAACAGAAAAGTATCCTGAGTGGCAGGGTAAAGAGGTGGCCATCAAAGTCTTACGCCCCGGCATTTTGCCAATCATTGAAAGTGACTTGGCACTTTTGCGGGTCTTGGCTTCTTTGGTCGAGAAATTATGGCGAGACGGTAAGCGTTTAAAGCCACGAGAGAACGTTGATGAATTTGATACTTATTTGCACGATGAGTTAGATCTAACGCGCGAAGCATCAAACGCTAGTCAGCTGCGCAGAAATTTTGAAGGATCTAAAAAGCTGATCATCCCTGAAATGTACTGGGATCTGTGTGGCATCAACGTCATGGTGATGGAGAGAATGCACGGCATTCCAATTTCTCGCCTAGATGATCTTCGTGCCGCTGGAATTGATTTTAAAAAATTAGCCTCTGATGGTGTCGAGATATTTTTTACCCAAGTGTTTCATGATGGTTTTTTCCACGCAGACATGCATCCTGGCAATATTTTTGTGAGCGTTGCGCCTGAAACTTTTGGACGTTATATCGCTCTAGACTTTGGCATTGTTGGTGCTTTGTCAGAAACAGACAAAAATTACTTAGCGCACAATTTTTTAGCATTCTTTAATCGCAACTACAGACGTGTTGCTGAATTGCACATCGAGTCTGGTTGGGTTCCTGCAGATACCCGAGTAGAAGAGTTAGAAGGTGCAGTGCGAGCTGTTTGTGAGCCTTATTTTGATCGTCCATTAAAGGAAATCTCATTAGGCATTGTGCTGATGAGACTGTTCCAAGCCTCGCGACGCTTTAATGTTGAAATTCAACCGCAATTGACCTTGTTGCAAAAAACACTACTGAATGTGGAAGGCTTGGGCCGTCAATTGGATCCTGATATGGATTTATGGAAAACGGCAAAACCAGTATTGGAGCGATGGGTTGATCAACAAATCGGCATCAGGGGTTTCATTGATCGAATCAAATCAGAAGCTCCACTATGGGCTAAGTTAGTGCCCACTATCCCAAGATTGCTTGCCCAATGGTTAGAGGCTAATCAAAAACAAGGAAATACTTCTGATCACGAGCTGATGTTGAAGTTAGTCCTGGAACAGCAAAAGACAAAAAAGCTGATTTGGGGAAGTATTCTTTTCATGGGCGGTCTTTTGGGTGGAACCTTATTTACGCTCAGTTGGCTAAGCTAA
- a CDS encoding SCP2 domain-containing protein → MVGCWLVFNSWSDLKTIVHALNYLLAQETWASDLLQKQKNKTIKLVLPVVEMSLVINDQGLFALADQSPIEPNVTLTIGPEVFNAYIAGGKDAAVKHVKVSGDVDLAQAVSTLAGQLRWEAEEDLSKLVGDPMAHRIMQAAKQSKQFGQNVLQDVGTSVLEYLIHEKPTLVKREELVRHKDEIRRLRDDVERIEKRIERLLERTL, encoded by the coding sequence GTGGTTGGGTGTTGGCTGGTATTCAACAGTTGGTCTGATCTGAAAACGATCGTACATGCTTTAAATTATTTACTGGCCCAAGAAACTTGGGCCAGTGATCTTTTACAAAAGCAAAAAAATAAAACAATCAAATTAGTTTTACCGGTGGTTGAAATGTCCTTGGTCATTAATGATCAAGGACTTTTTGCTTTGGCAGATCAATCACCCATTGAGCCAAATGTCACTTTAACGATTGGCCCAGAGGTTTTTAATGCTTATATTGCTGGCGGTAAAGATGCCGCTGTTAAGCACGTGAAAGTATCGGGTGATGTGGACTTGGCTCAAGCTGTTTCAACTCTGGCAGGCCAATTGCGCTGGGAAGCTGAGGAAGACTTATCAAAGCTGGTGGGTGATCCTATGGCGCATAGAATCATGCAAGCAGCCAAGCAAAGTAAGCAATTTGGACAAAATGTACTTCAGGATGTTGGCACTAGCGTTTTAGAATATCTTATTCATGAAAAACCAACGCTTGTTAAAAGAGAAGAATTAGTGCGCCATAAAGATGAAATAAGACGTTTACGCGATGATGTTGAACGCATTGAAAAGCGTATTGAACGTTTGCTAGAGAGGACCTTGTGA
- a CDS encoding Tim44 domain-containing protein, translating into MLKKSFVYLVLSSFVLMGTSFDAEAKRMGGSKSMGKQSQSVTQKQQAAPAQPAQAPAAAPASAAKPAAAPAAAQPKKGFGMGGILGGLAAGLGLGWLLSHFGLGEAAASFLMGFLMIAAVAMIGLWLFRRFANNGQASYKASPAGGAPWENQQRFERQEPVNVSSSASPVIEAAATEIAIKDFDQESFLLNAKKHFVHLQEAWDRGDLEKLREFATPEMFAELNQDLQARATEQNRTEVLTIEADLLGVESLQDVYLASVRFSGMIREQADGPAESFVEVWNLTKPVNGQGGWVLAGIQQLV; encoded by the coding sequence ATGTTGAAAAAGAGTTTTGTTTATTTAGTTCTTTCTTCCTTTGTCTTGATGGGCACATCATTTGATGCTGAAGCCAAGCGCATGGGCGGTTCCAAAAGCATGGGTAAACAGTCTCAAAGTGTTACTCAAAAGCAACAGGCAGCACCTGCTCAGCCAGCTCAAGCTCCTGCAGCAGCTCCTGCTTCTGCGGCTAAGCCAGCGGCTGCACCTGCTGCAGCTCAGCCGAAAAAAGGTTTTGGTATGGGCGGCATTCTAGGTGGCTTAGCTGCTGGTTTGGGCCTTGGTTGGTTGCTATCTCATTTTGGTTTGGGTGAGGCAGCTGCATCATTTTTAATGGGCTTTTTGATGATTGCCGCTGTTGCGATGATCGGTCTTTGGTTATTTAGACGTTTTGCTAATAACGGTCAGGCAAGCTATAAGGCAAGTCCTGCTGGCGGAGCCCCATGGGAAAACCAACAGCGCTTTGAGCGTCAAGAGCCAGTGAATGTCAGCTCATCAGCATCTCCAGTGATTGAAGCGGCTGCAACAGAGATTGCAATCAAAGACTTTGATCAAGAGTCTTTTTTGCTCAATGCAAAAAAACATTTTGTGCATTTACAAGAAGCTTGGGATCGTGGCGATTTAGAGAAGTTGAGAGAGTTTGCGACGCCAGAAATGTTTGCAGAACTTAATCAAGATCTTCAAGCCCGTGCAACTGAGCAGAATCGTACTGAAGTATTAACGATCGAAGCTGATTTATTGGGCGTTGAATCATTGCAGGATGTTTATTTGGCCAGCGTTCGTTTCTCAGGAATGATTCGTGAGCAAGCAGATGGCCCAGCTGAGTCTTTCGTTGAGGTTTGGAATTTGACCAAGCCTGTTAACGGTCAAGGTGGTTGGGTGTTGGCTGGTATTCAACAGTTGGTCTGA
- the ubiE gene encoding bifunctional demethylmenaquinone methyltransferase/2-methoxy-6-polyprenyl-1,4-benzoquinol methylase UbiE: MAQTHFGYKTVDETEKASKVAEVFHSVANKYDIMNDLMSGGLHRLWKHFTISKAAVRPGQKVLDIAGGTGDLSLSFAKSVGLERETGGQVWLTDINASMLGFGCNRLIDKGYYLPCVQVDAEQIPFPNNYFDLTTVAFGLRNMTHKEVALKEMLRVIKPGGKAMVLEFSKPVDALKPIYDAYSFKILPWLGEKVAGDSESYRYLAESIRMHPDQETLKTMMESVGFDKVEYHSLTGGIVALHIGYKY; encoded by the coding sequence ATGGCACAAACACATTTTGGTTATAAAACAGTTGATGAAACTGAAAAGGCAAGCAAGGTTGCTGAGGTGTTTCATTCTGTAGCAAATAAGTACGACATCATGAACGATTTGATGTCGGGTGGTTTGCATCGTCTATGGAAGCATTTCACCATTAGTAAAGCTGCGGTGAGACCTGGTCAAAAAGTTTTGGATATTGCTGGTGGTACGGGTGACCTATCCTTGAGTTTTGCAAAATCAGTTGGTCTTGAGCGTGAAACAGGTGGTCAGGTTTGGTTAACCGATATCAATGCTTCAATGCTAGGTTTTGGCTGTAATCGCTTAATTGATAAAGGCTACTATTTGCCATGCGTTCAGGTGGATGCTGAGCAAATACCTTTCCCGAATAATTATTTTGATTTGACCACTGTTGCGTTTGGTCTTCGAAACATGACACACAAAGAAGTTGCTCTAAAAGAAATGTTAAGAGTGATCAAGCCAGGTGGCAAAGCCATGGTTTTGGAGTTTTCTAAGCCGGTGGATGCCTTGAAGCCAATCTATGATGCTTATTCATTCAAAATACTTCCATGGCTTGGCGAGAAGGTTGCTGGTGACTCAGAGAGTTACCGTTATCTTGCAGAATCAATTCGCATGCACCCAGATCAAGAAACTTTAAAAACCATGATGGAAAGTGTGGGATTTGACAAGGTTGAATACCACTCCCTTACTGGTGGTATTGTTGCGTTGCATATTGGTTATAAATACTGA
- a CDS encoding gamma-butyrobetaine hydroxylase-like domain-containing protein gives MSSTEKAPLPQNIIVHQQSKVLELAYENKTYQLPFEFLRVWSPSAEVRGHGVGQETLQTGKRDVLINNIEQVGHYAIKPVFSDGHDSGIFSWDYLYEMCTNQEEMWQDYLDRMEQAGASRDIAMVKDEPRSCGH, from the coding sequence ATGAGCTCAACAGAAAAAGCACCATTGCCTCAGAACATCATCGTTCATCAGCAGTCCAAAGTTTTGGAGTTGGCTTATGAGAACAAAACGTATCAGTTGCCGTTTGAATTTTTAAGAGTATGGTCTCCGTCTGCTGAAGTCAGAGGCCATGGCGTTGGTCAAGAAACTTTGCAAACCGGTAAGCGTGATGTTTTGATCAATAACATTGAACAAGTTGGTCATTACGCCATCAAGCCAGTGTTCTCTGATGGACATGACTCAGGCATCTTCAGCTGGGACTACCTTTATGAGATGTGCACCAATCAAGAAGAAATGTGGCAAGACTATCTAGACCGAATGGAACAAGCCGGTGCTAGCAGAGATATTGCAATGGTGAAGGATGAACCGCGCTCTTGTGGGCATTAA